The following coding sequences are from one Nicotiana tomentosiformis chromosome 3, ASM39032v3, whole genome shotgun sequence window:
- the LOC117276323 gene encoding uncharacterized protein, whose amino-acid sequence MGSEKSSSTSSDLPSCDDSSGNIIDHNHPLYIHLSDNLGLSLVSNIFDGTWYSDWRRSMLIALSVKNKLCFIQPDYKKPPPNSPHSHQWDMYIWIEFEDRYGHPSGIRIYQVKRELSLISQGNMNIPKYNARKKSVWDELSTLTVHSDFHCTCGGGRLDIQKHEEDQKLYHFLMGLNESYANARSNLLMMNHFPNINKAYFLLVTDERQREIQPPPYQFISTQLLSQWVLKDLFLPKQVLIPGDPM is encoded by the exons ATGGGTTCTGAGAAGTCTTCTTCTACTAGTTCTGATCTTCCTAGTTGTGATGATTCGTCTGGTAACATAATTGATCATAATCATCCCCTATATATTCATCTCTCAGATAATTTGGGACTTTCACTAGTAAGCAATATCTTTGATGGGACATGGTATAGTGACTGGCGACGAAGCATGTTAATTGCTCTTTCTGTGAAGAACAAATTGTGTTTCATTCAACCAGATTATAAGAAGCCACCTCCAAACTCACCTCATTCTCATCAGTGGGATATGT ATATCTGGATAGAGtttgaagataggtatggacatcctAGTGGGATTAGGATTTATCAAGTTAAGAGGGAACTTTCTTTAATATCTCAGGGCAACATGAATATTCCTAAGTATAATGCGAGAAAGAAAAGTGTTTGGGATGAACTTAGCACTTTAACTGTTCATTCTGATTTTCATTGTACTTGTGGAGGTGGTAGATTGGATATTCAGAAGCATGAGGAGGATCAGAAGTTGTATCATTTCCTGATGGGTTTGAACGAGAGTTATGCGAATGCTAGGAGTAATCTTCTGATGATGAATCATTTCCCTAATATTAACAAGGCATATTTTCTCTTAGTTACTGATGAGCGCCAAAGAGAAATTCAACCTCCTCCTTATCAGTTCATCTCAACGCAGCTTCTTTCTCAGTGGGTTCTCAAAGATCTTTTCCTCCCAAAACAAGTTTTGATCCCAGGAGATCCAATGTAG
- the LOC104094403 gene encoding laccase-12-like encodes MQGFNMSIANPLRSLLIYGILLLFANAVSLAKAKIHNHDFVIQATPVKRLCNTRSTITVNGQFPGPTLEVNNGDTLVVKVVNRAQYNVTIHWHGVRQMRTAWADGPEFITQCPIRPGGSYTYRFTIQGQEGTLWWHAHSSWLRATVYGALVIHPKEGTSYPFPKPKRETPILLGEWWDANPIDVIRQATRTGAAPNVSDAYTINGQPGDLYKCSSQDTMIVHVDSGETNLLRVINAGLNQQLFFTVANHKFTVVGADASYVKPFTTSVIMLGPGQTTDVLITANQPPARYYMAARAYASAQGAPFDNTTTTAILEYKAAPCPAKGVKINPVLPSLPAFNDTASATTFTSSFRSARKVEVPTEIDENLFFTVGLGLNNCPAGASSSSCQGPNGTRFTASMNNVSFVLPSNFSLLQAHHQGIPGVFSTDFPAVPPVKFDYTGNVSRSLWQPISATKLYKLRYGARVQIVLQGTSIFTAENHPIHLHGYDFYILAEGFGNFNPQTDTAKFNLVDPPLRNTASVPVNGWSVIRFVADNPGVWIMHCHLDVHITWGLAMAFLVENGVTELEALEEPPVDLPVC; translated from the exons atGCAGGGCTTCAACATGAGCATTGCCAACCCTTTGCGCTCTTTGTTAATCTATGGCATTTTGCTTCTTTTTGCAAATGCTGTGTCTTTAGCAAAAGCAAAAATCCACAACCACGATTTTGTT ATTCAAGCAACGCCAGTAAAGAGGCTGTGCAATACGCGCAGCACCATAACAGTGAATGGACAATTTCCCGGACCAACTTTGGAAGTGAACAATGGAGATACTCTAGTTGTCAAAGTTGTCAATAGAGCTCAGTATAATGTCACCATTCATTG GCATGGGGTGAGGCAAATGAGAACAGCATGGGCAGATGGACCAGAATTTATCACTCAATGTCCAATAAGACCAGGAGGGAGTTACACTTATCGGTTTACAATTCAAGGACAGGAAGGCACACTTTGGTGGCACGCCCACAGCTCATGGCTCAGGGCCACTGTTTATGGAGCCTTAGTTATCCACCCTAAAGAAGGAACTTCCTACCCTTTTCCTAAGCCCAAAAGAGAAACACCTATTCTTCTTG GTGAGTGGTGGGATGCAAACCCCATTGATGTTATTAGACAAGCCACACGAACAGGAGCAGCGCCTAATGTATCTGATGCTTACACTATCAATGGTCAACCAGGTGATCTTTACAAGTGTTCTAGTCAAG ATACTATGATAGTCCATGTGGATTCTGGTGAAACGAACCTCCTTCGTGTCATCAACGCTGGACTCAACCAACAACTTTTCTTCACAGTAGCCAACCACAAGTTTACTGTTGTTGGAGCAGATGCATCTTATGTTAAACCTTTCACCACATCAGTCATTATGCTAGGACCAGGCCAAACTACTGATGTCCTCATCACAGCAAACCAACCACCAGCCCGATATTACATGGCTGCGCGCGCCTATGCAAGTGCTCAAGGTGCACCCTTTGACAATACCACCACCACAGCCATACTAGAATACAAAGCTGCTCCTTGCCCTGCCAAAGGTGTCAAAATCAATCCAGTTCTCCCATCTCTGCCCGCATTTAATGACACTGCTTCTGCCACTACCTTCACATCCAGTTTCAGGAGCGCAAGAAAAGTTGAAGTCCCAACTGAAATCGACGAAAATCTGTTCTTCACAGTTGGATTAGGACTCAACAATTGCCCTGCAGGGGCAAGCTCCAGCAGCTGTCAAGGTCCAAATGGAACGCGATTCACTGCTAGTATGAACAACGTGTCATTTGTACTACCATCTAATTTCTCCCTACTTCAGGCTCATCACCAGGGGATACCTGGAGTTTTCTCAACTGATTTTCCAGCAGTTCCACCAGTTAAATTCGATTACACAGGGAACGTGAGCAGGTCACTCTGGCAACCTATTTCAGCAACTAAATTATACAAGTTAAGATATGGTGCGAGAGTGCAAATTGTGTTACAGGGAACTAGTATATTCACAGCTGAAAATCACCCAATTCATCTTCACGGTTATGATTTTTACATTCTTGCTGAGGGATTTGGGAATTTCAATCCACAAACTGATACTGCTAAATTCAACCTTGTCGATCCACCTCTTCGTAATACTGCAAGTGTACCAGTTAATGGATGGTCCGTCATTAGATTCGTCGCTGATAATCCAG GAGTTTGGATAATGCATTGTCACTtggatgtgcatattacttgggGTTTGGCCATGGCTTTCCTCGTCGAAAATGGAGTTACTGAATTGGAAGCATTGGAGGAACCTCCAGTTGATCTTCCTGTCTGTTAA